A part of Paramisgurnus dabryanus chromosome 15, PD_genome_1.1, whole genome shotgun sequence genomic DNA contains:
- the itm2bb gene encoding integral membrane protein 2Bb — protein MVKVSFNTALAQKEPKKDSESLIPVVQDPEAAAFVRQQSRVWCLCFCLGLALVLSGLVVGGAYLFRYYVHEGHDSLEGFPAFRSGDMGFPAFRSGDMERVDGGFYCRVGYIDEDYEMNEEMDEDIPLTYIEENVTFLDDDEVEFIRVPVPEFRESDPADIVHDFSKMLTAYLDLDLNKCYIITLNTSIVMPPKSFQEFLVNINAGTYLPQSYMVHEEMLVTDKLESTSELGLYINNLCKGKDMYRLQRRDTILGMQKREVLNCHKIRHFGNKFVVETMICEP, from the exons ATGGTCAAAGTGTCTTTTAATACGGCTCTCGCTCAAAAGGAGCCAAAAAAGGACAGCGAAAGTCTCATTCCTGTTGTTCAG GATCCAGAGGCAGCAGCTTTTGTGCGTCAGCAGTCTAGGGTGTGGTGCTTGTGCTTCTGTCTGGGATTGGCTCTCGTGCTCTCAGGTTTAGTGGTGGGCGGAGCTTACCTGTTTAGGTACTATGTGCATGAG GGTCATGACAGTCTGGAGGGTTTCCCAGCATTTCGAAGTGGAGACATGGGTTTCCCAGCATTTCGAAGTGGAGACATG GAGAGAGTGGACGGTGGGTTTTACTGTAGGGTGGGATACATTGATGAAGACTATGAGATGAATGAAGAGATGGATGAGGATATACCGCTGACGTATATCGAAGAGAATGTGACCTTTTTGGATGATGATGAGGTTGAATTTATTAGAGTTCCAGTCCCTGAGTTCAGAGAGAGCGACCCAGCTGATATCGTGCATGACTTCAGTAAG ATGCTGACTGCATATCTGGACCTGGATCTGAACAAGTGCTACATCATTACTCTGAACACCTCGATCGTCATGCCACCCAAGAGCTTTCAAGAGTTTCTGGTCAACATCAAT GCAGGAACTTATCTTCCTCAGTCTTATATGGTGCATGAAGAGATGTTGGTGACAGACAAGTTGGAGAGCACCAGTGAACTGGGTCTTTACATCAATAACCTATGCAAGGGCAAAGACATGTACAGACTGCAACGCAGAGACACAATACTGG GCATGCAGAAGCGTGAAGTTCTCAACTGCCACAAGATTCGTCACTTTGGAAACAAGTTTGTTGTGGAGACCATGATCTGCGAACCTTGA